ccTACAGATCGttcaataatattaatttaatttaaaatgtttgaaaaatgtactttatttaatttgtgctagttatttatgtatgtatttattattaataatgttttagtcTGGATTTAAGGCCATTAACTCTCACTCTGACTGACTCCCTTACTAGTGCcttgactactgaactagggagctgattgagatgcaaaCGCAGAAAAACTCCTGGTGAAGCAGCTGAGATCCACATacactattataaagatggcgtttattaaagTGGAGAGTGAAGACATGAATATTGAAGAAGTGTTCAGTGTCAAAcaagaagatactgaggaacaaacaaagATGTCGTTTATTAAAGAGACGAGTGAAGATGTGAAGATcgaagaaacattcagagtgaaacaagaagatactgaggaacaaacaggttggtttctttctcaaagctgaactcagtcatttgatccTTATTAAAATTGTCCAGATCTACAGAATTGAAAGATAGTTTTGAAGAATATCATTATGAGTGTCCTAATTAAAGctgttttatttgacatggagtGGGTCGCAGCGTGAGGACAGacatgttgagatcacatgaccagacAAATACTAATGttgccttcacgtgctctcggaattatcgtaaatacgagtttcctaggtaaaatATGCACATGAACACCTTCTCAAATCTAAACTTGAATGCGATGAGCTTGTAATCACGACTTAAGAAGTGGGAAGAAAGAAATTTCCAATGGGACATGAAGACAGGATAATGCTGCCTTCAAGTGCACCTGAGAAGATCCTACTTTGGTCATTGGGCATTCGTTATTATGACATGTCATGCATTGAATAAGGACAAATTTCTTATCTTATAGAGTTCAAACTCAGCACCGTAGCTCCTTGTTCACAGAGTATGCTCGATCGTGAAAGCGATAGTAAAACGCGAGCGTGCACTCAAACACGATTTCAGTaacccgcattttgaaagcgacTCCATGATGCATGCAAATGtctcccaatatgaaagctatcttaggctgaGTTGTGTAATTATCTTTTAGAtctgtatcatgcttgaagCAAAGGTTGatctctatttgcactttgtCGTTGCACATATTGTTGACACTTAAGACTAAGAGGAAACTGTATTATtcttatttatactgtttttatttctatgattaatttgtggaaaggagttcagttcggtggtcaaaatcatacaggagagaagccagtgAGTTGAGTTTGTGgtaaaacattttacagtgcttcagtattgttgtcttttaatGCATATGATAATTTATACTCCGAAAGTAGAACttaaatgacattcattacaagattagttatttcaaatgcacctgcacACTACtcaggatttcttaaaaatactgtgtaaaagTCTCGTCACATCCCTAATACCAATCATGTTACTAACCTGTTGCCAGTTAATCTAATTAGTTGCTAAATGTTCCTATAGCCATTTCTTTTCAGCAACACTTAGTTTCCAGTCTTTTGTTGCCCCCGTCCAAACTTTTGCAATATGTTGCTGTCATCAATTTCAAAATtaccttattttcttttttctgatgaacacaaataTCTttacgcatccaagctttataatggcagtgaatgggaccaaccaatatgaagctgaagaaagcgcttccatccatcataaacatactccacacagctccggggggttaataaaggccttctgaagtgaagcgatgcactTGTGTAAGAAAAACATCCATTTTTAACAAGTTATCTAGTAAactatctagcttctgccagacttCCTTCCCTATTTAGCTTAGGAAGAAAGCGTAACTGATGTCACGtcagttatgcttttttttccataatttgAAAACGGAAGGTGTAGGTCGTAGCGTAAGCGTTTTAAACTGTGAGAGTTTTatactttcttcgtaagttaaatatggaaggcagtctggctgAAGAGTGAATGAACCCTGTTAAACTGAAGTGCTTTGGAATTCAACCAAATGCATACTAAGTGAGATTATTTTGATATACTGTACAACAACATATTGGAAGTCATACTTTAAGTCTCCATACCAGCATGACTGTCATTACCTGCACCACTCTGCCTGCTCACATCATAATTGCTCATATAGTAGTAATATTACAATACTGTGTTATTATTGTAatcaattttaatttgaatgttaGTTTGACATAAAAGGTGATGCATATATCTAATAAGTTTAGAAAAATGCCCTTACATAGGTAAAATGGCCCTGGAAATTAATTTAAGGTGACAAATACTGCCCCTtactaaaaatgttaatttctgtTTCTGCTGTGAACTAACCACTGTATAGAATATGAATAATATGAATGTCTTCGTGTGTTAGCTGTCCAAAACAGGCTTATCCAGCCGTGGTATCagcacaaaaacacactcaGCAAAATATCATTATCAATAAACTTCTAAACAACTTtggaaacagattttttttttttttccaatattgCACACCCCTAATGTACAGTAttaaaaggtcttaaatttgactttaaaaGTGTGCAGGAACCCTGTTGTAACTGCATCTGCCAGCGGCGTTTGGACCATCATGATGGTCATACTgaagttataaataaaaatgttctctgTTAATAAATCATTACATGGAATTACTGTGTGATGAGTTGTTGGTCTGATGGTTGAGCACGGAGTTTGTCCTCTTGTCTGTTTTCACTTTAAAGTTTTTGCGTATTAATCTCTAGAAGATGTAGTAAATGGGAGCTTGAGATGAGTCTACAATTAACCAGATCTCCTGAGTCAAACTTTTTTAAGGGTTTAACTGCCAGCTTGAAAGTTTTTAGGATAAGTCCTAAAGAAAGTGAAATATTAGTAATATTGAGAAGGGGTTCTCAGATTACATTAACACCTATTTCAGATTAATTACATGTAACATGGCCCTCACAGACAGgattagactaagccaggattagttcaattagattaatgcttttataaatgtaccctagaaaaaaacattactggtgtatCTTGGATGGCTctcatattttaagatatgtagAGTTCCTTTGTTAaagcagctcaaacatgcattttttgaTGCTTTATATGTCTAAATGTAACTGCTGATTTGTGCTATTAAACTGGGATTAACTTTGGTCTTTTCTCACCTTAGACCTGATGGCGCTGAAAGAAGACAGccaagaacaaaataaaaaaggtcaATTTGAGAATCATCAGGAGCTCATAACTGGAGTAAAATCTTTTAGTATTGATAAACATGGGAAACTTAAAGTTCACATGACAATTCAcaatggagaaaaaccttacacaTGCCTAccatgtggaaagagtttcaatcaaAAAGGACACTTTGAAgaacacatgagaattcacactggagagagtccTTTCACCTGTCAACATTGTGGAAACAAATTCACTCATAAAGGAAGCCTGAACaggcacatgagaattcacactggagaaaagcctttcatctgccaacagtgtggaaagagtttcagtcaacaTGGAAACCTTGCAGACCACATGAAAATCCactctggagagaagccttacacctgtgaacagtgtggaaaaagtttcaaccGAAAGGGAAGCCTTAATTGTCACTTGAGAAGTCATACTAAAAAGAGCcttttcacctgccaacagtgtggaatgAGTTTCACTGTAAAAGGAAGCCTTAACGcccacatgaaaattcacacaGGAGAAAAGCCTAACACGTGCcttcaatgtggaaagagttttgataAACAAGAAAACCTTACAGTCCACATGATGAGAGTTCACTCAGGAGAGAATCTATACacatgccctcagtgtggaaagagtatAAAACAAAAAGGACACTTTGAAGTACACATGAGAGCTCACTCTgaagagaagcctttcacatgCCCTCAGTGTGAAAGGAGTTTCAATCAAAAAGGACACTTTGAAGAACACATaagaactcacactggagagaggcctttcacctgccaacactGTGGGAGGAGTTTCATCCGAAAAGGAATCCTTAACaggcacatgagaattcacactggagagaagccgtttaTATGTGGTCACTGTGGAAAGTGTTTCCAATATAAAGTAACCCTAAAGTACCACATGAGCATTCACTGAGCAAAcggttttatattttatcagtgtggaatgagtttcacagacaggaaaCGCATTAGGAATCATTTAataactcacactggagagaagccttttatGTTCCATCACTGTTGAAAGACATGCAGAAATAAAAGAAACCTTGAGGTTCACATAAGCTTACATTATAGAGAGACTGTTTGCCTGCCCTCAAGGCCCTTATATAATcgtgacctttttttttcttgtgtttaaaaaatatctgaGCAGCAGACTTGGTGAACACCTGtatagatgaatatgtaaatatgtgatgTACATTTTCctttcaataacaaaataaatgctgtGAGAAAAAAGCAGTTGAGAAGGCATCTTAGCATAGCTCTGTGATATGcttgcaccagctctgcaattTGGCCCTCTGGTAAAGTCACATCACATGTATTTATATAACTCTTTATACAATAGATTAGtttaaagcaagcagctttacctATTAAACATGAAACATCAGTGTCACTTTCAATTAGAAGCTTTCATCAAAAGAAGGTGGAGCCCCATATTACATTATCAGCACAAACCAATAGTTAGATGACCTGCCAgtgttatcttttttttttttcaccttacTTACCAGATGTTCCAGGGTTAGTTAACTTAAGAGGTATTCATAATGTAGGTATTCATTACCTGTTGATGAGGTTCCAGTGGGTGCAACAGATtttgcactatatatatatatatatatatatatatatatatgtatatatgtatatatatatatgtatatatgtatatatatatatatatatatatgtatatatgtatatatatatatatatataatttgtgtgCGTATATATTAATTAACCAAGAGTTCAGTATACATGTCAGAGTAAAGAAAAGTTAGCTTGACAATTTGTTTCAAACTCTCCAAATTAACttcattttggcctgattttgttcgaaataaCATCTCTTGAAAAGTTTCACACTTAAAGAAAACCTTAACATTCACATGAGACTTAatactggagaaaaacatttaaatttgttGAAAAGTAATAGGCTGGCACATGCTTGTAGGTGAACTAGGCAGCCGACTCTCCATGAGAGCACAGTCAGGGCGGCAAGAAAGCGAGAGATTTAGTTTTGGATttaattaactaattaattttttttgacattCATTTGGAATTACTGCACTTATCTTTTTGATATATCACCCGATATATCACCAGATATATCACCAGTTATTCTTAATCTAGTTGTAGATTTAGCTACTGTAGCCAGTGCCACAACCTGACATGTCAGTTGATTTCCTGAaagcaatggccaatcagaggtgttaaAGTTAGCACTGAACAAAAACTCAAGATTTGGGTTAATCAACCAAGAGTTTAGGGTATGTTTGATGGTAAGATAACCTTACTTTCTAAAATACCCCCCTCTAAATACAAATATAGATACAAATACAgagtaaattaaaaacaataaaatcagaTTAAATTCACAACATATACATGTTTgagaaaaatgtgtgtgtgtatatatatatatatatatatatatatattataacaaatgatATTCAGATAATATATTAACATGagtggagagcattcagttaatcagcCCAATTAATGATAAGAGGTATATATACAGCAGACACCTCTGTTCGTTGAcagttttcagcatccctcctccaccccatctcctcagtTCTAGTCCTAACTATTCTTATCACAACCGtagggagtactctgggttcgggccaaatttCCGAGCTCAGGGCCCtccccccggacagcacgccaaatagcATAACCTTTACTCTAATATATATGTGTGGAACAGCTGTATACAAGAAAATCCCccgagttaaagttaatgacgTAATTAGGTGATgcttgagcattagtgatgaacacctgctgttaacaagcagaatcactgaagagaaacacaagaactacaactgacttccagccacagcctaaGAGAACTCAACtcagacattaaatctctcaagatctgattaaacaattccacaaacagcatattatcttattaactttaactctgtttcagtgttattttaacttcATGTAGAGAGGGACTATTATGTTCTCTgggcagagttgatttaactctggggattttgctgtgtaggacCATGGCAGCCACATCATTTTCACCTCTGGAGAGTATGTTCCGAGCATCATCAGTGGTTGGTGTgcatttaaaactgaataatAATTTGTACACACTCCTAAATAGATGATTCCAAAAGTCTGAGCACATTTTTGTCAGTGAGGTGTTCAAATGGCCatatacactgcccggccaaaaaagtcgctgtttggatttaaaaagTCAAATAGATCATTGCAGTAATTATGATGTTTCTAGcatatgttatatgtttggcaaccgTTTCTGTATCCCTAACTGATGGAGtctgtagcttttcatttcttaagcagccatgtaggaagacaaattatggccatattccaggatgacaatgtcaagattcatcaggctcaaattgtgaaagaatggttggaagggagcatgaagaatcatttcaCATGTGAATTGACACCtttgagtccagaccttaaattcattgaaagtcttttggatgtgctggaggagactttacagattgctcacctcttgcattgtatgcacaatttttggtcaagatcttgtattgacaaagAGATAGGGCCATTTGGTTCTTAAATCTGTAATTGTAGGGAATGGGGTTGCGTTGATCATTTGACGCTGGAGGCAATAGTACCCCTCCTTGAGTTTGCAAATGTCTCCCCTTTCTGCTCCAGAGATTCCTTCATGAATCTGTCATAACTTTCACCATGTGAAAGAGCAGGCTGCCATCTTGTACAGCTATATGAGTCAATGGTACTTTGTTTGGATCCTATGATCAAGGATCCTATCATTTGGTTTCTGGCCATTCTCAGCAGCACTCTGTATACCTCCTGGCATTATGTTCCAGGGAAATTTTCAGGCCATGAATGTGATACACTGGTTGATGCTAGACTGCTTAAGGAGCTTGATGAAGGTCAACCAAGAGTACTGTTGGTTTCAGGGGGAACCAAAGGTAGAACCTCAACAGGTTGCAGTACTCCAATGCTGTTTTGATTTTCTGTggattatatatttataattataaaaagtaTTCAATTATACTGCAATGCAATGTTACAGTTTACACTATCACATCCTATATGAGTTTTATGTAATCAACTTTATCTTTACCTTGATTTTTTTCCAGGCACTAAGAAGTTTTCTGCATTTAATAGGTCATGTAAACTCCAAAATGTCATCCTCTTTTACATAAACTAAATCATCCATACCCTTGACCCCTTGGTCCATTTAACCAAGCAACTGATTGAGAAGCACATCTGGACATAGGCTTGGCAACACCGGCAATCTGCACAACACAAAGCCTGGTTTATTTACAGTGAGTTTTTTGAAAGCTTTATAATTTTGGCTTGagtataaatatatttgcatactttatataatttataagatATTGCAATTTAACACTTTGATTTATGGTAGAGAGCCTTGGGGTGTTTGGAAGAATGTTGTCAGATTTTCCCTTTTCAGAGGGGCAACTTTGTTGCTTGACCAGCCTTAGATCATGAAGGCTGTTGTTGCCATGCACAATTCGCCTCCACTCCCCTGGAATTATGTCTCCATTTGTGTTGTTGCTGTCAGTGTAGTTTAAGGGAATGCATCTGTTGTTCCATGGATTTGCAGAATCTGTGTGTGCTAAGAAATTGTGCAAAGCCACACAGACCTTCACAATGTGCACTGTGTTTGTGATGCTGCAATCAAGTGGACGACCAAAGACCCTCCACCGAGATGCCAATATGCCAGATACATTCTCGATGATTACTTTTCCTGAGAATGGTGGTAATTAGACACTTGCTGTTCCAGGGTGAGGTAAGAGCCTGTATCCAATCTACATTactatgtttatatttaaaaatgcttGTTTTTGCAAAACTTACCAGGATAGGGTTACATCAGGTTCGTGTGGAGTGGGAAAGCATAATCTGTTACAAGTGTATTGGCAAGCCCAGGGTTCCCTCAAGGACTTTCGAACCAAACTCACTTTCTTTAAAGACGCCACCATCGCTTTCACAGCCATAGGCTTCAATGTCCATCATTCTTAAATGGTAGTGTGCATTGCATGCTGCCATTAACACAAAAGCTTTGTGTGTACCTAACAACACGCTTAAAAAACTGTGTTTTGCTTCAAACCGCATAGTCCACAGGAACACTACTGGACCAAAGGCCCTGATCAGCTGTGGATAATGTTCTAGGTAGTGATGTTTGGAGATTAGATTTTCCTCTGGGAAAACCTGGAGCaatctgtgtttgtgttcataGATCTTACTGTCCAGGTAGCAAATTGTCTCCCTGCGTGAACATGACTTACAATAAGCTCAACTATGTCTTTGAGCACTAGAAGTACTTCAGATGCTGGTTCACCCTCAGGGATTTTTAATCCAATTATGAGGGGCAGGAATCTCAACAAAGACTAGTTTTCATGGGCGTTCCCTCCGATGCTTTTCTTTGTAAAATCCAGAGGGAACTGCTGTGGAGCATTAGACTTGTTTGACCATAtgaaaagaaacattttgatgcatttgttGAGCTCATCAAGAGTGAAGTATTTGCTCTTGATAAACACTTGAAGACAGAGCTAATTCTCTGGGTTAATGACTATTtgttaattatgtaattaaaatgactGACTTTGTATTCTGTTTGAACATTTCTGTAGGATCTCAAATGTCCAAAGACAGAGGAGAGCACTGAGGATGGTGAACTCACAGAAGTATCCTGGAAGTGGTATGATGCCATGGATGAGGATATTGGAGGCAGACCGTCATTTAGTCCACCTTCCCTTATTGCCTCATCTGATACAGATGTTGCTTTGACCACATCAGCCTCAGTGAGCCCAGAGCCAGAGAGAACtgagacaaaaagaaaaaactttgaGGACCTAATCCGGGAGATGGAGGAAAGAGAGgctgagagagtgagagaagcAACAGAGAGGGAGGAGAGACGATGGCAGGAAATGGAGGAGAGGGAGGAACgtagagaaagagaaagacaagAGCGAGAGGACAAACGGGAAGACATCAAGAAGCAATTGAGAGAGaggaaaggagagagagagaggccaaGGAAAGTGAAGAACGATTTCTTCTCCTTCTTGAGattattgcaaaaaataaaatatttctttaataaaatttattttgatgtaaatGTGTGATTTATTTAAGAATGGTTTCCATTTCTGTAAACAAGCATCCATTCTCCAAAATGCTTAACTTTTGTAGTGAATACATATATTTTAGTCcacatataattataataagtataatatattttaggacatacattttatttataggaattcactgtaaattatagaCATTTCACATATTTAACGATCTCTTCTTGAGAGGTtgatataataacattaattaatttaaatatttttaaaattatggaTATTGTCTGAACATTATTGTTGAAAGACACCAaacacttaaaaatataaaacatgtttattattttgctttatCTGACGACTAGAAAGCAAGAAAGAGTGAGACTGAGATCGCCTTCCTCATCAAAATACGGCTGCAGGATTGGCACAGCTGTGTTCAGGTGGCAATAAGATGATGTGAGAGTCACAGTCTGTGTTTCAGcataaacagcttgtaaacaatgtgtCAGGTAACATACTTCAGAGCAGTCATTCATTGACCATAAACTCTAGTCTAGAGAACattttgcaaataaataaaataaaaaaataactatattacatattcattatattttataccattaacattttttatcaTAATGTTAGTATTATAAAAACTGTCTTACATCCATTTTATACAAATCAGTTATTAATTACcctttaataatcatttatcAGCTGTGTAGTTTACAACATTAGATTTTTGTCCATGAGAAAAATGAACCCTGCAAACACGTCCAGTTGGGGCCCACATGGGCCTCGCTTGGGCTAGTTGGGCTTCGGCTGGGCATGGGCTCAGAGTGGGCTTTGTTGTTGGGCCCCACATGGGCAGTGGATTGGCTAAAGGGCTCCATTCAAAAATTGATTGTGTCAGACATGGATGCTATTTTTAACAATATAGGCTCTGGGCTAGGTCCACTTTTTATACAAATTTTATTAGATTAGCTgctgtctg
Above is a genomic segment from Megalobrama amblycephala isolate DHTTF-2021 linkage group LG14, ASM1881202v1, whole genome shotgun sequence containing:
- the LOC125245839 gene encoding gastrula zinc finger protein XlCGF57.1-like, which translates into the protein MAFIKVESEDMNIEEVFSVKQEDTEEQTKMSFIKETSEDVKIEETFRVKQEDTEEQTDLMALKEDSQEQNKKGQFENHQELITGVKSFSIDKHGKLKVHMTIHNGEKPYTCLPCGKSFNQKGHFEEHMRIHTGESPFTCQHCGNKFTHKGSLNRHMRIHTGEKPFICQQCGKSFSQHGNLADHMKIHSGEKPYTCEQCGKSFNRKGSLNCHLRSHTKKSLFTCQQCGMSFTVKGSLNAHMKIHTGEKPNTCLQCGKSFDKQENLTVHMMRVHSGENLYTCPQCGKSIKQKGHFEVHMRAHSEEKPFTCPQCERSFNQKGHFEEHIRTHTGERPFTCQHCGRSFIRKGILNRHMRIHTGEKPFICGHCGKCFQYKVTLKYHMSIH